The genomic segment CGAGAAGATGCTCATGGCAATGTCAGACATGCCCACCGTGAACATGTGATGAAGCCACACGCCGAAGCCCACAACGCCTGTGAGTACCGTAGCGATCGCGACAAACGGATATCCGACGATCGGGCGTCGCGAGAAGACAGGCACAATCATCGACAGCATTCCGGTTGCCGGCAGGAAGATGACATAGACCCAGGGATGACCGAAGAACCAGAACAACTGCTGCCATAGAAAGGTGTCGCCGCCACCAGCGATACGGAAAAAGTGTGTGCCCCACCTGCGGTCAAGCTCGAGGAAGATGCAGTTCGCTGTGAGCGAGGGAAGCGAGAAGAGGATCACAAACGAGATGGTGCCTGTGCTGTAGAGAAACAGCGGCATGCGGCTGATAGCCATGCCCGGGGCGCGGAGCCGCAGAATGGTCACGATGAAATTGATCGCACCGCCTGTGGTGGAGATTGTGAGGAGCACCAGCGAAGCGGCGTAAAAGTCCATACCCATGCCGGGCGAATACTTGGTCAGCGTGTAAGGGACATAAGAAAACCAGCCGGCATGCGGCGCCTGCCCGATGAGAGGCGATACGTAGAGCAGGATTCCGGAAAGCAGGAAGGTCCAGTATGTGAAGGCGTTGAGGCGCGGGAACGCCATGTCGCGCGCGCCGATCATCAGCGGCACCAGGAAGACGGCGAAGCCCGAGAGGATGGGCGAGGCGTACCAGAAGATCATGGTCACGCCATGGAGGGTGAATATCTGGTTGTATTCCTCAGGGGTAAGCACCGCCATGTCGGATCGCGTCAGCTGCAGGCGCATCACCAGCGCCTCGAGGCCTCCGATCACAAGGAACGAGAACGCGGTAACCAGGTAGCGGATGCCGAGCGTCTTGTGGTCGACGGTAGCAAACCATCCGTAGACGGTTTTGGGAGTCTCCCATAATGTCGTGAGGCGACTTATTGTTTGCGTACTTGAGGCCATTTCATTGAGATCCTGGTTGTTGGTGCGGATGGAAGACTCAATGATGCAAATGCATTATGCGGGCAACCGTGCTCGACTACTTACTCACGCCAGAGATGCGAATGCATCGAGCGAGGTTGCCATCGTCAGAGGCGCCCAGGATATTTTGATTTGCATCGATGCAATTCGGGGTCGGACCAAGGCTTCGAACTACCAGCAGAACTTATCGTCCGTCGCCAGAAAGGCGGTTGGGGCAGGTGACGCCTGGGGAAGGCCGGCGGCGCATTGGATGGTCTCTGGACCGCTAGCCCGCGCCAGGCGCAGCGCTTCTTCCGCTTCCCGCAAAACCACGACAGGCGAACGGCCGTTGCTCGGAGCGATGCCGAAGCATGCGCTGAGGCGGACCGCTCTGCCGCCGGCGGTGAAGGGGAGGCCGAAGACCTCGTCGCGGATGCGCTCGGCAAGCAGGACAGCGTTGACCACAGTGCAGCCCGGCAGGCCGGCGAGGAACTCATCCTTCCCGACGCGGCCGAGCAGGTCGTAGCTGCGCAGAAGGCGAGCGACGCGCTTCGCCACGTCAACAAGGAGCTGGTCGCACGGGGCGCTGCCAAGCTCGGTGTTCCAGTGGCCGAAGTCGTCGATATCGAAGAGGATCGCGCAAAGCGAAGTCTTCATGCGCTGCACGCGATCTGTTTCGCGGAAGAGCGCGGCCAGTATGGCCTCGCGGGAATGGACACCGGTGAGCCGGTCGGTGCGGTCATCGCGTGCCATCTCGTCACGGAGGTGATCGAGTTCGCGCTCGCGCCGATCCGCACGCAGAAGCATATCGAGGCGCACAGCGAGCTGGCCTGCGGTAATCGTGGTGGGCAGAACGTCGTTGAGCACCCCTTCCTCAAGACGGCTCTTAACTTCGTCAGAGATTGTGTCCGAAAACAGGACGATGGGGCATCGGCCGCCCGCCTCTGCGCGGGCCGTGGCGAGGAAACGTCCCAGATCCAGCTCCGGCAGGCGCGCGTCAATCCACGCAGCGGCGGGCGCGTGCGGGCCGATCATCGCTTCAAGCGCAGCTTCAGGCGACAGGACTATGCGA from the Occallatibacter riparius genome contains:
- a CDS encoding GGDEF domain-containing response regulator: MPQTLKTTYLLASNEPALLANVERVLASSGAEVRIVLSPEAALEAMIGPHAPAAAWIDARLPELDLGRFLATARAEAGGRCPIVLFSDTISDEVKSRLEEGVLNDVLPTTITAGQLAVRLDMLLRADRRERELDHLRDEMARDDRTDRLTGVHSREAILAALFRETDRVQRMKTSLCAILFDIDDFGHWNTELGSAPCDQLLVDVAKRVARLLRSYDLLGRVGKDEFLAGLPGCTVVNAVLLAERIRDEVFGLPFTAGGRAVRLSACFGIAPSNGRSPVVVLREAEEALRLARASGPETIQCAAGLPQASPAPTAFLATDDKFCW
- a CDS encoding cytochrome c oxidase subunit I; the protein is MASSTQTISRLTTLWETPKTVYGWFATVDHKTLGIRYLVTAFSFLVIGGLEALVMRLQLTRSDMAVLTPEEYNQIFTLHGVTMIFWYASPILSGFAVFLVPLMIGARDMAFPRLNAFTYWTFLLSGILLYVSPLIGQAPHAGWFSYVPYTLTKYSPGMGMDFYAASLVLLTISTTGGAINFIVTILRLRAPGMAISRMPLFLYSTGTISFVILFSLPSLTANCIFLELDRRWGTHFFRIAGGGDTFLWQQLFWFFGHPWVYVIFLPATGMLSMIVPVFSRRPIVGYPFVAIATVLTGVVGFGVWLHHMFTVGMSDIAMSIFSAGSMTVSVFTTIQVFAWLATIWRGRPVATASMYYAVGSIVLLVIGGLSGVFTGVIPADWQAHNSYFVVAHIHYVLIGSNMFPVFAGFYYWLPKMMGRRMNEKLGKISFWVMFIGFNLGFFPMHNLGLLGMPRRIYTYPAGAGFDGLNELVTFGAFVLGIGILISIINFFHSLRAGAPAGENPWNADTLEWSTTSPPQVYGSEHIPVVVSRHPLWDEFEEEDDPDDDRVLDWGRLTPTTTALDAIPAGIATIPADSLAPLWMSLALFAFFLFVIYQMLWWMVASVIVTFLVGCYWMWPHVEKEVVE